The following are encoded in a window of Lichenicola cladoniae genomic DNA:
- the lptG gene encoding LPS export ABC transporter permease LptG: MNRFPSVTGRHGPGKTWSVQRYIQAGATRAIGLVALALTGLFSLLEFVEQLASVGEGNYTVVDALTYVLLTAPSRLLQVLPVSMLLGCLLSLGNLARNSELTAMLSLGISERRIIGSVLWLIVPIVISLMLLMEFGIPPAQQLALEQRASALSSSPTRHADSFWAQRDRQYLNVQRFAPGDIPIGIDIYSFRIDGNMDTIIHAATAVIRPDGTWLLTDVARKSVRVMQIKTDHFATLSWHSFVSPRQIRFLMLPPGSLPPIDLYRHIWDLPPDQPATRYEQELWAQLTLPLSLVAMTIAAVPFIFGSHRDRNSGRDFASGVGVGVAFSLAEEISGRLGLLTGLSAAVAAITPAMLTIVISIYLFHRSHRSRRRRDEVSLSPPGV; the protein is encoded by the coding sequence ATGAACCGGTTCCCGAGCGTCACCGGCCGCCACGGCCCCGGCAAGACATGGTCGGTGCAGCGCTACATCCAGGCCGGTGCGACCAGGGCAATCGGACTGGTCGCGCTAGCACTGACCGGGTTGTTCAGCCTGCTGGAATTCGTCGAGCAGCTCGCTTCGGTCGGCGAAGGGAACTATACGGTCGTCGATGCCCTGACCTACGTGCTTCTGACCGCGCCATCCCGGCTGTTGCAGGTGCTGCCGGTATCGATGCTGCTAGGCTGCCTCCTCTCACTCGGGAACCTTGCGCGGAACTCCGAGCTGACTGCCATGCTCAGCCTTGGTATTTCGGAACGCCGGATCATTGGCAGCGTACTCTGGCTGATCGTCCCGATCGTGATCTCGCTCATGCTGCTGATGGAGTTCGGAATCCCCCCTGCGCAGCAGCTCGCCCTGGAGCAGCGAGCCTCGGCCCTGTCGTCATCACCGACCAGGCACGCAGACAGCTTCTGGGCCCAGCGCGACCGGCAGTATCTCAATGTTCAACGGTTTGCCCCTGGGGATATTCCGATCGGCATCGACATCTATAGCTTCCGTATAGACGGCAACATGGATACCATCATCCATGCCGCAACCGCAGTTATCCGGCCCGACGGCACATGGCTGTTGACCGACGTCGCCCGGAAATCGGTCCGGGTCATGCAGATCAAGACCGACCACTTCGCGACACTGTCCTGGCACTCCTTCGTCTCGCCGAGGCAGATCAGATTCCTGATGCTTCCACCAGGCAGTCTTCCACCGATCGATCTCTATCGGCACATTTGGGACCTTCCGCCCGACCAGCCGGCGACACGCTACGAGCAGGAACTATGGGCCCAGCTGACCTTGCCCTTATCGCTCGTTGCGATGACGATCGCGGCTGTCCCGTTCATCTTCGGGTCTCATCGGGACCGGAACAGCGGGCGGGATTTTGCGAGCGGGGTCGGAGTGGGCGTCGCGTTTTCTCTGGCGGAAGAAATCTCGGGCCGCCTTGGCCTCCTGACCGGCCTGAGCGCGGCCGTTGCAGCCATTACCCCCGCAATGCTGACGATCGTGATCTCGATCTATCTTTTCCATCGTTCCCACCGATCCAGACGCCGTCGAGACGAGGTCAGCTTG
- the lptF gene encoding LPS export ABC transporter permease LptF, producing MIIHRYLVRELRNPLAVTLCILIALFASYTAAGFLSDAVNGLLPAGAIAELIGLKLLISLEVLIPAALYISVLFCLARLHGDSELAAMAALRVTQATVVRAVLTLSGSLAIVVAVLSLVVRPFAYERLHALSDRAATLLDLGAMEAGSFYVGKQGARVIFLGHRQPRGSSARDVFVKLRHSDRTEIIYAHLADELAQKTLVSGTEVYLTDAHIYELDYNDGRPDQVVQAKGLVVSPDGHAARAPGYSAVAATSAHLFNSRSDEDVAELQWRLSTPLSTLLLGLVAIPLSRSGPRQAKYSLYLNALLIYFTYYLLCTSARTWVQHGIIGRVPGIWWAPAILALFVIVTIGWSRFRMAFGRATA from the coding sequence GTGATCATCCATCGGTATCTGGTTCGCGAGCTACGGAATCCGCTGGCTGTAACGCTCTGCATCCTGATAGCCCTTTTTGCCAGCTATACGGCCGCCGGCTTCCTGTCGGATGCCGTGAACGGCTTATTGCCGGCCGGAGCTATCGCGGAACTGATCGGCCTGAAATTGCTGATCTCCCTGGAAGTCCTGATTCCTGCGGCACTGTATATCTCCGTGCTGTTCTGTCTTGCCCGGTTGCACGGCGACTCCGAGCTCGCCGCAATGGCCGCGCTTCGTGTGACGCAGGCGACCGTGGTTCGTGCCGTGCTGACGCTGTCGGGATCCCTGGCCATCGTCGTGGCGGTCCTCTCCCTGGTGGTCAGGCCGTTTGCCTATGAGAGGCTGCACGCCCTGTCCGATCGGGCGGCTACGCTGCTCGACCTCGGCGCGATGGAAGCCGGCTCGTTCTATGTCGGCAAACAGGGCGCGAGGGTCATCTTCCTGGGTCACCGCCAACCTAGAGGCTCCTCGGCGCGGGATGTGTTCGTAAAACTCAGGCACAGCGATCGGACCGAGATCATCTACGCGCATCTCGCCGACGAACTGGCGCAGAAGACGCTTGTCTCGGGTACGGAGGTCTACCTGACCGATGCCCACATCTACGAACTGGACTACAATGATGGTCGGCCGGATCAGGTCGTGCAGGCTAAGGGATTGGTCGTCAGCCCCGACGGACATGCTGCCCGCGCGCCCGGCTATAGCGCGGTCGCGGCAACCAGCGCACATCTTTTCAACTCGCGCTCCGATGAGGACGTCGCCGAACTACAGTGGCGGCTATCCACGCCCCTGTCGACGCTCCTGCTTGGGCTGGTTGCCATACCGCTGAGCCGAAGCGGGCCACGGCAGGCCAAATACTCGCTCTACCTGAATGCTCTTTTGATCTATTTCACCTACTATCTCCTGTGCACCTCGGCGCGGACCTGGGTACAGCACGGCATCATCGGCCGGGTTCCGGGAATCTGGTGGGCGCCGGCCATCCTGGCCCTGTTTGTCATCGTCACGATCGGCTGGAGCCGCTTCAGGATGGCGTTCGGGCGCGCCACTGCATGA